A window from Salarias fasciatus chromosome 11, fSalaFa1.1, whole genome shotgun sequence encodes these proteins:
- the fam210ab gene encoding uncharacterized protein C18orf19 homolog B, with amino-acid sequence MMQRLLTLGNLRRAAAARPLLLAAAVPEPPPAFCCCVLRLPPAGRAGRHLATSPAGRAAEQHRQQPPQRDEEEAGSTPQRQAAGQPVEVDPLQDKSIGLVQRFKKTFKQYGKVLIPVHLLTSTVWFGTFYYAAMNGVNVVPFLEMIGLPESIVGLLRDSSSGYALTAYAMYKIATPARYTVTLGGTSLSVQYLRKHGYLSTPPPVTEYIQDKMEETKEKLSEKMEETKERFSEKMEETKERFSEKMEETKDKLSEKLQETKDRVSDRKAFFRKKGD; translated from the exons atgatgcaGCGCCTCCTGACTCTGGGGAACctgcggcgggcggcggcggctcgcccgctgctgctggccgccgccgtccccgagccgccgccggctttctgctgctgcgtcCTCCGCCTGCCGCCCGCGGGCCGAGCGGGACGCCACCTCGCCACGTCCCCCGCCGGCAGAGCGGCGGAGCAGCACCGGCAGCAGCCGCCGCAACGGGACGAGGAAGAGGCCGGTTCGACGCCGCAGAGGCAGGCCGCCGGCCAGCCCGTGGAGGTGGACCCCCTGCAGGACAAGTCCATCGGCCTGGTCCAGAGGTTCAAGAAGACCTTCAAACAGTACGGGAAGGTGCTGATCCCCGTGCACCTGCTGACCTCCACCGTCTGGTTCGGGACTTTCTATTACGCTGCTATGAA CGGAGTGAATGTGGTGCCGTTCCTGGAGATGATCGGCCTGCCGGAGTCCATCGTGGGACTGTTGAGGGACTCGTCTAGCGGCTACGCTCTGACTGCATACGCCATGTACAAG ATAGCGACGCCCGCTCGCTACACGGTGACCCTCGGCGGCACGTCGCTCTCCGTTCAGTACCTCCGCAAGCACGGCTACCTGtccacgccgccgccggtcACGGAGTACATCCAGGACAAGATGGAGGAGACCAAGGAGAAGCTGTcggagaagatggaggagaccAAGGAGAGGTTCTCcgagaagatggaggagaccAAGGAGCGCTTCTCTGAGAAAATGGAAGAGACTAAGGACAAGCTCTCAGAGAAACTGCAGGAAACCAAAGACAGAGTTTCAGACAGGAAAGCCTTTTTCAGGAAGAAGGGCGATTAG
- the LOC115396528 gene encoding dynein regulatory complex subunit 4-like, which translates to MPLKQRRSKASSQSSAVVDGLSTKDMSKDQLWEQAILLQEELARVREEKTNFKLERDKNLDLWEISKKSLEGAEVQLRNKGWEKEEAKKHHCQETSTCEKKRKHVQLEQHDAVTKLKLDMATEASGFQNQHNESELELRRHIQDLKTERREKMSHNKMRLSACHVNQENAEKTHRQAQRIMELNKGYEHQMQEMGKISNERMCSLITMEEKKTREELEEVDERMRLRVLEVKKENDQKLQDVYEYQTMVMKVSKLKEEEQQVQKDNERLDRKLSAARQERKRLTDCVRDLQLKGPELQKQLQQLQAEDARSRAHGKSINKEIRDRTVKNELLRQAVEKVQLECDELLRSQQSQMLELQERRTLKEMLLNNKISCLTHTLQRLQMDLREAAGAAAARGGTVPENL; encoded by the exons ATGcctctgaagcagaggagaagCAAGGCGAGCTCCCAGTCCTCTGCAGTGGTGGACGGACTCTCCACGAAGGACATGTCCAAGGACCAGCTGTGGGAGCAGGCcatcctgctgcaggaggagctggctcgAGTCCGTGAGGAGAAGACCAACTTCAAGCTGGAGCGGGATAAGAACTTGGACTTATGGGAGATCAGCAAGAAGAGTTTAGAGGGGGCGGAGGTCCAGCTGAGGAACAAGGGatgggagaaggaggaggctaAGAAGCACCATTGCCAGGAGACCTCCACCTGCGAGAAAAAACGGAAAcacgtccagctggagcagcacgaCGCCGTCACCAAGCTGAAGCTGGACATGGCGACTGAAGCCTCCGGGTTCCAGAATCAACACAACGAGTCCGAGTTGGAACTCCGCAGACACATTCAAGACCTGAAGACGGAGCGCAGGGAGAAGATGTCTCACAACAAAATGCGGCTTAGTGCCTGCCACGTTAACCAA GAAAACGCCGAGAAAACTCAtaggcaggcacaaagaataaTGGAGCTGAACAAGGGGTACGAGCACCAGATGCAAGAGATGGGGAAAATATCCAATGAGCGAATGTGTTCTCTGATTACaatggaggagaagaagacgagggaggagctggaggaggtggatgagAGGATGAGGCTTCGTGTATtggaggtgaagaaggagaACGACCAAAAGCTGCAGGATGTCTATGAATATCAGACCATGGTGATGAAAGTCTCTAAGCTGAaggaagaagagcagcaggTGCAGAAGGACAACGAGAGACTAGACAGGAAGCTGAGCGCTGCCAGGCAGGAGCGCAAAAGACTGACTGATTGTGTGAGAGACTTACAACTCAAAGGCCCCGAGCTGCAAAAACAACTGCAACAACTCCAGGCTGAAGATGCTAGGAGTCGAGCTCATGGAAAGTCTATCAACAAGGAGATCAGAGATCGGACAGTGAAGAATGAACTGCTGCGGCAGGCCGTCGAAAAGGTGCAGCTGGAGTGTGATGAGCTGCTCAGGTCTCAGCAGTCTCAGATGTTAGAGCTTCAGGAACGCCGCACTCTGAAGGAGATGCTGCTAAACAACAAGATctcctgtctcacacacacactgcagcggctgcagatgGACCTGAGAGAAgcggcaggagcagcagcagcaagaggaGGAACAGTTCCAGAGAATCTTTAG